One Silene latifolia isolate original U9 population chromosome 4, ASM4854445v1, whole genome shotgun sequence DNA segment encodes these proteins:
- the LOC141653792 gene encoding stress-response A/B barrel domain-containing protein UP3, whose protein sequence is MSVSVMHLGIHGIPCVIFPNHDNSKEMVFNAKGRRKRTSNSGVIRFASASENSTYTFDNKRKVVEHICLLKANKDLSEQEEKDMLDYLYTSQYHMRGIVAISVGRTTEENPENYTHAMCMRFHRKEDLAKFYESPFYLNILKEHVTPHCHDLLYVDFEDEVQDDILAIFRKGEEFNYGVEFVLLIKFLESAVEGPAEDVLASLADLVLQFPSLIVQSTQGRNFNPRNEEYTHGVLIRFRSVEAQQIFLGSSEYKHIWESKLQPLSQKSLCFHFLINPVGTELM, encoded by the exons ATGAGTGTATCAGTGATGCATCTAGGAATTCATGGTATCCCCTGCGTCATCTTCCCCAATCATGATAACT CCAAAGAAATGGTGTTTAATGctaagggaagaagaaaaagaacaaGTAATAGTGGAGTTATCCGCTTCGCTTCCGCATCTGAAAACTCAACCTACACTTTTGACAATAAAAG GAAAGTGGTGGAACATATATGTCTATTGAAAGCAAACAAGGATTTATCTGAGCAGGAAGAGAAAGATATGTTGGATTACCTTTATACATCTCAATATCATATGCGTGGCATTGTTGCAATATCCGTAG GACGAACAACAGAAGAAAATCCTGAAAATTACACACACGCCATGTGCATGCGTTTTCACAGGAAGGAAGATCTTGCAAAGTTCTATGAGAGTCCTTTCTATTTGAATATTCTCAAAGAGCATGTTACGCCTCATTGTCAT GACTTACTGTATGTTGATTTTGAAGATGAAGTACAAGATGATATCCTTGCCATATTTCGGAAAGGGGAG GAATTTAATTATGGGGTTGAGTTTGTGCTCCTGATTAAATTTCTCGAGAGCGCAGTAGAGGGACCTGCTGAGGATGTTTTGGCTTCTCTGGCAGACTTGGTCCTTCAGTTTCCGTCCTTAATTGTCCAGTCGACCCAAG GTCGCAATTTTAATCCCAGAAATGAAGAGTACACTCACGGAGTACTAATACGATTCCGTTCTG TTGAAGCTCAGCAGATATTCTTGGGGAGCTCAGAGTACAAACAT ATATGGGAATCAAAGTTGCAGCCACTCAGCCAGAAAAGTCTTTGTTTCCATTTTCTGATCAACCCGGTGGGCACTGAACTGATGTAG
- the LOC141653793 gene encoding uncharacterized protein LOC141653793 isoform X2 produces the protein MVSKKDQPQPEWLPAGWKLHVKLKNHRKYKWYVHPDTHQKFYSKPAVLRYLKHGTVDNNNNNNNNNSQDQQMEPVVANELPGGWTVQLRTRNKGRRKGTPYKCYIDPSSGSKFFSMPEVFRYLQSTQNNTGSSGQNERRFTRHSSSNRPLDQVKAQKFSVEGNMSHMSKTRASRRIFSAKNEVKAEDSGVEANVSQISKTPTTRRLSSGKAERPVDKVKPKETVVEPIVSQISKQPASRRLPSRKKEVVIENTVDKDLPSGWIKEMRKRVRGTQVVRTDPFYFHPASGLVLRSKVEVLRYLETGEISRHAYWRRTSRNDVNKEEFAIVKTSPTASVKTEMAMDNTPKKDLLAGEKTSKSTPLLIRESIAIKQDAVRRITRSSTRVRPTSLGEPGVMLQEVRDDDDKSRNSSLTAIELPSTSTVSISTARNTVAVPMNGCSNKKAESAKRKTKNPNTVSEPSRSSKRLAGIDAQPVSHSIPVKQALRATSKKCTRVESIPSLVCASNNLQDKRKPPDAETQNTLDFSTEEPGNNSDSLMQNVPPVFPENEVIDVPPITIVPSSEKDTVVLDPRDQPILVKQPDALLGSKEKSVPKCPVGPVTEEKPGSIASRDTDPSGSAFSFPPPLWSDPCLEFAYKTLTGAIPLDDNLAIEDYIQHQLRASKHHDEFQSLPDIDMPGFLQNDATKPAPLLSEGVRLQKGNGLAPRKTSR, from the exons ATGGTTTCCAAGAAGGATCAACCTCAACCTGAGTGGCTTCCAGCAGGCTGGAAGCTCCATGTCAAGCTCAAAAATCACCGCAAATACAAG TGGTATGTCCATCCAGATACACATCAGAAATTTTATTCCAAACCTGCTGTTCTTCGTTATCTAAAACACGGAACCgtcgataataataataataataataataataattcacagGATCAACAAATGGAA CCTGTCGTAGCTAACGAGTTACCTGGTGGCTGGACCGTACAACTGAGAACTCGTAATAAGGGTCGCAGGAAAGGAACCCCTTATAAG TGTTACATTGATCCATCAAGTGGAAGTAAATTCTTCTCCATGCCAGAGGTATTCCGGTATCTTCAAAGTACACAGAACAATACAGGATCATCTGGGCAAAATGAAAGACGGTTCACCAGGCATTCTTCCAGCAAT AGGCCACTTGATCAGGTAAAGGCTCAGAAGTTCAGTGTGGAAGgaaacatgtcacatatgtcaaaAACACGTGCAAGTAGGAGAATTTTTTCTGCAAAAAACGAG GTAAAGGCTGAGGACTCCGGTGTAGAGGCAAATGTATCACAGATATCAAAGACACCTACAACTAGGAGACTTTCTTCAGGGAAAGCAGAG AGGCCAGTTGATAAGGTAAAGCCTAAGGAGACTGTTGTGGAGCCAATTGTGTCGCAAATTTCAAAACAACCTGCTAGTAGGAGACTTCCTTCAAGGAAAAAAGAG GTTGTAATTGAGAATACAGTGGATAAGGATTTGCCATCTGGTTGGATTAAGGAGATGAGAAAGAGAGTCCGTGGAACTCAAGTAGTCAGGACAGACCCG TTCTATTTCCACCCTGCTAGTGGACTGGTCCTCCGCTCTAAAGTGGAGGTGCTACGATATCTGGAGACTGGAGAGATTAGTCGGCATGCATATTGGAGAAGAACTTCAAGAAATGATGTTAATAAAGAAGAGTTTGCAATAGTAAAAACCTCT CCGACAGCTTCAGTCAAAACAGAGATGGCAATGGATAACACTCCCAAAAAAGACCTTTTAGCTGGTGAAAAAACCTCCAAAAGCACTCCATTATTAATTCGAGAATCTATAGCTATCAAGCAAGATGCTGTCAGAAGAATTACTAGATCGTCCACTAGAGTGAGACCTACTTCTTTGGGTGAACCTGGTGTCATGCTGCAAGAAGTCAGAGACGATGATGATAAGTCGAGGAATTCCTCTTTGACGGCTATAGAGCTGCCTTCTACCTCTACAGTGAGTATTTCGACTGCGAGAAACACTGTAGCTGTTCCAATGAATGGTTGCAGTAATAAGAAAGCCGAAAGTGCCAAGAGGAAAACAAAGAACCCAAACACGGTCAGTGAGCCTTCTCGTTCCTCCAAACGACTTGCTGGAATCGATGCTCAACCTGTGTCTCACTCGATACCAGTCAAGCAGGCTCTTCGTGCCACAAGTAAGAAATGCACCAGAGTCGAATCGATTCCTAGTTTGGTCTGTGCATCAAATAATTTACAAGATAAGCGTAAGCCACCTGATGCTGAAACCCAAAATACCCTTGATTTTTCCACTGAAGAACCAGGGAACAACTCTGATAGCTTAATGCAAAATGTCCCTCCTGTCTTTCCTGAAAATGAAGTGATTGATGTACCACCTATTACTATTGTACCCTCATCAGAAAAGGATACAGTGGTATTGGACCCGAGGGACCAACCAATTCTTGTAAAGCAACCAGATGCGCTTCTGGGGAGCAAGGAGAAGTCAGTCCCAAAGTGCCCAGTCGGCCCGGTTACAGAGGAGAAGCCAGGTAGCATAGCATCCCGGGATACTGACCCATCTGGGTCCGCATTCAGCTTCCCGCCACCCTTGTGGTCAGATCCGTGTCTGGAGTTTGCGTATAAAACACTTACAGGTGCTATACCACTTGACGACAACCTGGCTATCGAGGATTATATCCAGCATCAACTTCGAGCTTCTAAACATCACGACGAGTTTCAGAGTCTTCCCGATATCGACATGCCGGGCTTCCTCCAGAATGATGCAACAAAACCGGCACCCCTATTGTCAGAAGGTGTTAGATTGCAGAAGGGTAACGGCTTGGCACCCCGGAAAACTAGTAGGTGA
- the LOC141653793 gene encoding uncharacterized protein LOC141653793 isoform X1 codes for MVSKKDQPQPEWLPAGWKLHVKLKNHRKYKWYVHPDTHQKFYSKPAVLRYLKHGTVDNNNNNNNNNSQDQQMEPVVANELPGGWTVQLRTRNKGRRKGTPYKCYIDPSSGSKFFSMPEVFRYLQSTQNNTGSSGQNERRFTRHSSSNRPLDQVKAQKFSVEGNMSHMSKTRASRRIFSAKNERPVDKVKPKETVVEPIVSQISKQPASRRLPSRKKEVVIENTVDKDLPSGWIKEMRKRVRGTQVVRTDPFYFHPASGLVLRSKVEVLRYLETGEISRHAYWRRTSRNDVNKEEFAIVKTSPTASVKTEMAMDNTPKKDLLAGEKTSKSTPLLIRESIAIKQDAVRRITRSSTRVRPTSLGEPGVMLQEVRDDDDKSRNSSLTAIELPSTSTVSISTARNTVAVPMNGCSNKKAESAKRKTKNPNTVSEPSRSSKRLAGIDAQPVSHSIPVKQALRATSKKCTRVESIPSLVCASNNLQDKRKPPDAETQNTLDFSTEEPGNNSDSLMQNVPPVFPENEVIDVPPITIVPSSEKDTVVLDPRDQPILVKQPDALLGSKEKSVPKCPVGPVTEEKPGSIASRDTDPSGSAFSFPPPLWSDPCLEFAYKTLTGAIPLDDNLAIEDYIQHQLRASKHHDEFQSLPDIDMPGFLQNDATKPAPLLSEGVRLQKGNGLAPRKTSR; via the exons ATGGTTTCCAAGAAGGATCAACCTCAACCTGAGTGGCTTCCAGCAGGCTGGAAGCTCCATGTCAAGCTCAAAAATCACCGCAAATACAAG TGGTATGTCCATCCAGATACACATCAGAAATTTTATTCCAAACCTGCTGTTCTTCGTTATCTAAAACACGGAACCgtcgataataataataataataataataataattcacagGATCAACAAATGGAA CCTGTCGTAGCTAACGAGTTACCTGGTGGCTGGACCGTACAACTGAGAACTCGTAATAAGGGTCGCAGGAAAGGAACCCCTTATAAG TGTTACATTGATCCATCAAGTGGAAGTAAATTCTTCTCCATGCCAGAGGTATTCCGGTATCTTCAAAGTACACAGAACAATACAGGATCATCTGGGCAAAATGAAAGACGGTTCACCAGGCATTCTTCCAGCAAT AGGCCACTTGATCAGGTAAAGGCTCAGAAGTTCAGTGTGGAAGgaaacatgtcacatatgtcaaaAACACGTGCAAGTAGGAGAATTTTTTCTGCAAAAAACGAG AGGCCAGTTGATAAGGTAAAGCCTAAGGAGACTGTTGTGGAGCCAATTGTGTCGCAAATTTCAAAACAACCTGCTAGTAGGAGACTTCCTTCAAGGAAAAAAGAG GTTGTAATTGAGAATACAGTGGATAAGGATTTGCCATCTGGTTGGATTAAGGAGATGAGAAAGAGAGTCCGTGGAACTCAAGTAGTCAGGACAGACCCG TTCTATTTCCACCCTGCTAGTGGACTGGTCCTCCGCTCTAAAGTGGAGGTGCTACGATATCTGGAGACTGGAGAGATTAGTCGGCATGCATATTGGAGAAGAACTTCAAGAAATGATGTTAATAAAGAAGAGTTTGCAATAGTAAAAACCTCT CCGACAGCTTCAGTCAAAACAGAGATGGCAATGGATAACACTCCCAAAAAAGACCTTTTAGCTGGTGAAAAAACCTCCAAAAGCACTCCATTATTAATTCGAGAATCTATAGCTATCAAGCAAGATGCTGTCAGAAGAATTACTAGATCGTCCACTAGAGTGAGACCTACTTCTTTGGGTGAACCTGGTGTCATGCTGCAAGAAGTCAGAGACGATGATGATAAGTCGAGGAATTCCTCTTTGACGGCTATAGAGCTGCCTTCTACCTCTACAGTGAGTATTTCGACTGCGAGAAACACTGTAGCTGTTCCAATGAATGGTTGCAGTAATAAGAAAGCCGAAAGTGCCAAGAGGAAAACAAAGAACCCAAACACGGTCAGTGAGCCTTCTCGTTCCTCCAAACGACTTGCTGGAATCGATGCTCAACCTGTGTCTCACTCGATACCAGTCAAGCAGGCTCTTCGTGCCACAAGTAAGAAATGCACCAGAGTCGAATCGATTCCTAGTTTGGTCTGTGCATCAAATAATTTACAAGATAAGCGTAAGCCACCTGATGCTGAAACCCAAAATACCCTTGATTTTTCCACTGAAGAACCAGGGAACAACTCTGATAGCTTAATGCAAAATGTCCCTCCTGTCTTTCCTGAAAATGAAGTGATTGATGTACCACCTATTACTATTGTACCCTCATCAGAAAAGGATACAGTGGTATTGGACCCGAGGGACCAACCAATTCTTGTAAAGCAACCAGATGCGCTTCTGGGGAGCAAGGAGAAGTCAGTCCCAAAGTGCCCAGTCGGCCCGGTTACAGAGGAGAAGCCAGGTAGCATAGCATCCCGGGATACTGACCCATCTGGGTCCGCATTCAGCTTCCCGCCACCCTTGTGGTCAGATCCGTGTCTGGAGTTTGCGTATAAAACACTTACAGGTGCTATACCACTTGACGACAACCTGGCTATCGAGGATTATATCCAGCATCAACTTCGAGCTTCTAAACATCACGACGAGTTTCAGAGTCTTCCCGATATCGACATGCCGGGCTTCCTCCAGAATGATGCAACAAAACCGGCACCCCTATTGTCAGAAGGTGTTAGATTGCAGAAGGGTAACGGCTTGGCACCCCGGAAAACTAGTAGGTGA